One Succinivibrio dextrinosolvens DNA window includes the following coding sequences:
- a CDS encoding YceD family protein, translating into MADLAFNEIVNFEKLVSNCAEYKTTIDPSYLPRLAEACSSVLQPVRVEFRFYEDLQGLRTIEGSFSAKVRFVCQRCQKEFDKEITGHFQSTCDEEKARSLKLEEKLDIVELNEDGSFNLLSFLEDCILLEIPYITSHDEDDPECVSSEDSWTFGELAEEAQQNPFSALAELKDKFKK; encoded by the coding sequence ATGGCGGATTTGGCCTTTAACGAAATAGTTAATTTTGAAAAACTTGTATCCAACTGTGCTGAATACAAAACTACAATTGATCCTTCATATTTACCAAGATTAGCAGAGGCTTGCAGCAGTGTTCTTCAGCCGGTGAGGGTTGAGTTCAGATTCTATGAGGATCTTCAGGGGCTAAGAACAATTGAAGGTTCCTTTAGCGCAAAGGTTCGCTTTGTATGTCAGAGATGTCAGAAAGAATTCGACAAGGAAATAACAGGACACTTCCAGTCAACCTGTGATGAAGAAAAGGCTAGAAGTCTAAAGCTTGAGGAGAAATTAGATATAGTTGAGCTGAATGAGGATGGATCTTTTAATCTTCTCTCTTTTCTTGAAGACTGTATTCTGCTTGAAATTCCTTATATCACTTCACATGATGAGGATGATCCTGAATGTGTAAGTTCTGAAGACAGCTGGACATTCGGTGAACTTGCTGAAGAGGCTCAGCAGAATCCTTTTTCCGCTCTTGCCGAGTTGAAGGATAAATTCAAGAAATAG
- a CDS encoding HAD family hydrolase, translated as MTSCNEYSYIDGRRDLVVDSSFTEFKDSIKAVVFDLDGTLTDSITQIIACTHKSFSLLGLPRPDEREIMSTIGLELSEGIRQLLPEEKKPEYKKITSFYREVYLQSPELQIDTLFTGVESLMKKIRDKGLKIGYASGRSTAGIKKTLDATILGDYCDAICGGSEIPKPNPEMMNLMARRLDVHSESILGVGDSSLDIKMFIDANNRSLGVQTGVWSGDALFSLKPDMILPSVSDLEAYIDLI; from the coding sequence ATGACTTCCTGTAACGAATACTCTTATATAGATGGAAGAAGAGATCTGGTTGTCGATTCTTCTTTTACTGAATTCAAGGACTCTATTAAGGCTGTGGTTTTTGATTTGGATGGCACTTTAACTGACAGTATTACTCAGATTATAGCCTGTACCCATAAATCTTTTTCTCTTTTAGGTCTTCCTCGTCCTGATGAAAGGGAAATTATGAGTACCATTGGACTTGAACTTAGTGAAGGCATTAGACAGCTGCTTCCTGAAGAAAAAAAGCCTGAATACAAGAAGATTACCTCCTTTTATAGAGAGGTATACCTACAGTCACCAGAACTGCAGATAGATACTTTATTTACCGGAGTTGAGTCTCTGATGAAGAAAATCAGAGATAAAGGTCTTAAGATTGGTTATGCTTCTGGACGTTCAACAGCCGGTATTAAAAAGACACTGGATGCGACTATTCTTGGAGACTACTGTGATGCCATCTGTGGCGGTTCTGAAATTCCTAAGCCAAATCCTGAGATGATGAATCTTATGGCAAGAAGACTTGATGTTCATTCAGAGAGTATACTTGGCGTAGGAGATTCATCTTTAGATATCAAGATGTTTATTGATGCCAATAACCGTTCTCTAGGTGTTCAGACCGGTGTGTGGAGCGGAGATGCGCTATTCTCTCTTAAGCCTGATATGATTCTTCCTAGTGTTTCTGATTTGGAAGCCTACATAGATCTCATTTAA
- the rluC gene encoding 23S rRNA pseudouridine(955/2504/2580) synthase RluC, whose product MSDKHVVSHGVSYNTANEDDEGQRLDNYLARVLKGVPRSMLYRILRRGEVRVNKGRVSPSYKLKAGDVIRIPPVSVTEGPVTIPSSNLHLVQDLKDRILFENEDLLVVNKPAGLAAHGGSGIEFGLIESLRALKPEQRFLELAHRLDKETSGCLIVAKRRSALRNLHEQFRQRIVKKRYLTLVPGKWDRRVHLVDAPLVRNELRSGERMVEVSFKNGAPSSTGYDVVEFLNGATLMAAMPHTGRTHQIRVHSAYVKHPVGGDEKYGDKDFNAFLKSIGLKRMFLHAFKITFINPADGKMLKVEAPLPPELEHAVEILRKKADE is encoded by the coding sequence ATGTCAGATAAGCATGTTGTATCACACGGTGTAAGTTATAACACCGCTAATGAAGATGACGAAGGTCAGAGACTGGACAATTATCTTGCAAGAGTTTTAAAAGGTGTACCTAGAAGTATGCTCTATAGAATTCTTAGAAGAGGAGAGGTCCGTGTCAACAAGGGAAGAGTATCGCCTTCCTATAAGCTAAAGGCCGGTGATGTAATACGTATTCCGCCTGTAAGTGTTACGGAGGGACCTGTTACTATTCCATCTTCAAATCTTCATTTAGTTCAGGATCTGAAGGATAGAATCCTCTTTGAAAATGAGGATCTGCTGGTGGTAAATAAACCTGCAGGCCTTGCAGCTCATGGTGGCAGCGGTATTGAATTCGGTCTGATTGAATCTTTAAGAGCTTTAAAACCAGAGCAGAGATTCCTAGAGCTTGCTCATCGTTTAGATAAGGAAACCTCTGGCTGTCTGATAGTTGCAAAGAGAAGATCTGCACTTAGAAATCTTCATGAGCAGTTTCGTCAGAGAATTGTAAAGAAGCGCTATCTGACTTTAGTTCCTGGAAAATGGGACAGAAGAGTTCATCTGGTTGATGCTCCACTTGTCAGAAATGAACTTAGATCTGGCGAGCGCATGGTTGAGGTAAGCTTCAAAAATGGAGCTCCTTCTTCAACTGGTTATGATGTGGTTGAGTTTTTAAATGGTGCAACTCTAATGGCGGCTATGCCTCATACAGGCCGAACTCACCAGATTCGTGTACATTCTGCATATGTTAAACATCCTGTAGGTGGAGATGAAAAGTATGGAGACAAGGATTTTAATGCTTTTTTGAAATCCATTGGCCTAAAGAGAATGTTTCTTCATGCCTTCAAGATTACCTTTATAAATCCAGCTGATGGAAAGATGCTTAAGGTGGAAGCGCCTCTTCCTCCAGAGCTTGAACACGCTGTGGAGATCTTAAGAAAAAAGGCTGATGAGTAA
- a CDS encoding AAA family ATPase: MVDITKLPKAKSGFEELRSQNQIYVDHTDLIYEFAYLDGPNFLSRPRRFGKSLLISTLESLFSHGTEFFKGLKIEKLWEKREQGKTYKVIHLDFSSFAYISPVDFDTKIYDTLANTANCLEITQKNYSGTYKSDALLTDIISSAPGEFVLLIDEYDYPLTHSLDDKELFEEYRKYIQGLFGTIKALSGKMRFIFITGVGRFAKTSVFSQLNNLRDLGLEAKFAPLLGYTEADMHQYFDEYVENAANILKLSKEECYAQIKAHYDGYRFHVNNETLLHNPWSVLNFLSAPENGFKNFWYETGGAYPTLIANYIENIQQVPLESIQKTEIGSDELSNFFDYFTVTPLSILYQTGYLSLRVEENALGGQSLFLVPPNLEVKSALSKLYLKKVRQTPITEDDEDTASALVSDFNNQSYENLIKHFNVILNSFGYDNKVAFTDERNCRDFIELAMTVAGINSRKEVISSIGSADLVVEMPGKRYVFEFKLARTKGSEALLLDEALEHSCDKRYGEILPIKELIRIGVVISAKDNAVSLWKIF, encoded by the coding sequence ATGGTAGATATTACAAAGCTTCCAAAAGCAAAAAGCGGATTCGAAGAATTACGTTCGCAAAATCAGATTTACGTTGATCACACAGATTTGATTTATGAATTTGCTTATTTGGATGGACCTAATTTTCTCTCAAGACCTCGTCGTTTTGGCAAGTCACTTTTAATCTCTACTCTGGAATCTCTTTTTTCTCATGGTACAGAGTTCTTTAAGGGGCTTAAGATAGAAAAGCTATGGGAGAAAAGAGAACAAGGAAAGACATATAAGGTTATTCACCTTGATTTTTCTTCTTTTGCCTATATAAGTCCTGTGGATTTTGACACAAAAATCTACGATACCCTCGCTAATACTGCAAATTGTTTAGAGATTACACAAAAAAATTACTCAGGAACATATAAATCAGATGCCCTTTTAACAGATATTATTTCCAGTGCTCCCGGTGAATTTGTTCTTCTAATCGACGAGTATGATTATCCTCTAACACATTCACTTGACGACAAAGAGTTATTTGAAGAGTATAGAAAATATATACAGGGACTTTTTGGAACAATAAAAGCCCTATCAGGAAAGATGAGATTCATCTTTATTACAGGTGTAGGCCGTTTTGCTAAAACCTCAGTATTTTCTCAGCTTAATAATCTAAGAGATTTAGGGCTTGAAGCCAAGTTTGCTCCGCTATTGGGGTATACAGAAGCTGATATGCATCAGTATTTTGATGAGTATGTTGAGAATGCAGCCAATATACTAAAACTCTCAAAAGAAGAGTGCTATGCTCAGATAAAGGCTCATTATGATGGCTATAGATTCCATGTAAACAACGAAACTCTACTACATAATCCATGGTCTGTTCTAAATTTCTTATCCGCTCCAGAAAATGGCTTTAAAAACTTCTGGTATGAAACCGGAGGAGCTTATCCAACTCTGATTGCAAACTATATTGAGAATATTCAGCAGGTTCCATTGGAAAGTATTCAGAAAACAGAAATCGGATCTGATGAATTGTCAAATTTTTTTGATTACTTTACAGTTACTCCGTTAAGTATTCTATATCAGACCGGATATCTGTCGTTAAGAGTTGAAGAAAATGCTCTTGGAGGCCAGAGTCTTTTCCTAGTACCTCCTAATCTTGAGGTGAAATCTGCCTTATCTAAACTGTATCTGAAGAAAGTTAGACAAACTCCTATTACCGAGGATGACGAGGATACAGCCAGTGCACTGGTTTCAGATTTTAATAATCAGAGTTATGAAAATCTCATTAAACATTTTAACGTTATTTTAAACAGCTTTGGTTACGATAATAAGGTAGCTTTCACCGATGAACGTAACTGCAGAGATTTTATTGAACTTGCGATGACTGTTGCCGGTATTAATTCCAGAAAGGAAGTTATTAGCTCAATCGGCAGTGCCGATCTTGTTGTAGAAATGCCAGGAAAAAGATATGTTTTTGAGTTCAAGCTTGCAAGAACAAAAGGCTCAGAGGCCCTACTACTAGACGAAGCTCTTGAACACTCCTGTGATAAGCGCTATGGTGAAATTCTTCCGATAAAGGAACTAATAAGAATCGGTGTGGTTATCAGTGCAAAAGATAATGCTGTATCTTTGTGGAAGATTTTCTAA
- a CDS encoding AAA family ATPase, translating into MKKDVLLYTGGEDFAEIINGGGYFVDKTAYLKELLITDAIKNSLFIRPRRFGKTLNLDMIRQFCRLNYQNPGDKSYQQKLFVDNGRNLAVAGDDYKEFREKIMGEFPVISISFRAVEGNFFYQAVSQLIYKVGLLYDEFVFLTESSKQESDDIEKFKKNKSFCKDKQDEMNDPQNLSRAISILGTAIPQIASMLYKEYGRKVIVIIDEYDVPLQKAVIAKEPYYDDMLSIIRTLSGNIFKKDNEPWLYKGIVSGCLRIAHQSEFTDANNFTTFGMNDEPYTGFFGFTEKETEKLLADCGLSDKESEVKEWYDGYRFGNKHIFCPWSLISYCYAATQKDNTVPQPFWVNTSGNDLITMFTDNSMESHNAENIDKLQKLMEGENVDISLMEFTTYPDLRNRVSFDVFMTMMLHTGYVTFAEGSDITGKVTVRIPNQEVLACFNEKREYLYGEDNPYWYNQALKLVDLLMVNNTDDAQMLISTMLKEFLSIRNTGNELYYHGFMTGILGLASATKNFRYLEEIESGTGFSDIIIDSFDNKTACILELKKTENLEDCYDVADAATKQIIKKDYASKFISRRYKKVYGIGIGFAQKSCEMVSLGNLVENSAFQ; encoded by the coding sequence ATGAAGAAAGATGTTTTGCTATATACCGGTGGAGAGGACTTTGCTGAAATTATCAATGGAGGAGGTTACTTCGTTGATAAAACAGCTTATCTGAAAGAGCTCCTTATTACCGATGCTATAAAAAATTCCCTCTTTATACGTCCTCGCAGATTTGGCAAAACTCTTAATCTTGACATGATAAGGCAGTTCTGCAGACTTAATTACCAAAATCCCGGGGATAAATCCTATCAGCAGAAACTCTTTGTAGATAACGGCAGAAATCTTGCTGTTGCCGGTGATGATTACAAAGAATTCCGAGAAAAGATTATGGGAGAATTCCCCGTCATCAGTATTTCTTTCAGAGCTGTGGAGGGGAATTTTTTCTATCAGGCTGTATCTCAGCTTATCTATAAAGTTGGACTGCTTTATGACGAGTTTGTTTTTCTGACTGAAAGCTCAAAGCAGGAGTCTGATGATATAGAGAAATTCAAAAAGAATAAATCCTTTTGTAAAGACAAACAGGATGAAATGAATGATCCTCAAAATTTAAGCAGAGCAATATCAATTTTAGGTACAGCTATTCCTCAGATTGCCTCCATGCTGTACAAAGAGTACGGACGTAAGGTTATTGTGATCATTGATGAATATGACGTTCCTCTGCAGAAAGCTGTTATCGCAAAAGAACCTTACTATGATGACATGCTCAGTATCATCCGAACCTTAAGCGGTAATATCTTCAAAAAAGACAATGAGCCATGGCTATACAAGGGAATCGTCTCAGGCTGTCTGCGTATTGCACATCAGAGTGAGTTCACCGATGCCAATAACTTTACAACCTTTGGAATGAATGACGAGCCTTATACAGGATTCTTTGGCTTCACAGAAAAAGAGACAGAAAAGCTCTTAGCTGACTGTGGACTTTCAGATAAGGAAAGTGAGGTTAAGGAATGGTATGACGGCTACAGATTTGGTAACAAGCATATCTTCTGCCCATGGAGCTTAATCAGCTACTGCTATGCCGCGACACAGAAGGATAACACTGTTCCTCAGCCATTCTGGGTAAATACCAGTGGCAACGATCTTATCACCATGTTCACTGACAACAGTATGGAATCTCACAATGCAGAGAATATTGATAAACTGCAAAAACTGATGGAAGGAGAGAATGTTGATATCAGTTTAATGGAATTTACCACCTATCCAGACCTTAGAAACAGAGTAAGCTTTGATGTCTTTATGACCATGATGCTGCATACAGGCTATGTAACCTTTGCAGAAGGTTCAGATATTACTGGCAAGGTAACTGTAAGAATTCCAAATCAGGAAGTGCTGGCATGTTTTAATGAGAAAAGAGAATATCTTTACGGAGAAGATAACCCATACTGGTACAATCAGGCCCTAAAGCTGGTGGATTTGCTCATGGTAAATAATACTGATGATGCACAGATGCTTATCAGCACCATGCTAAAGGAGTTTTTAAGTATCAGAAACACCGGAAATGAACTCTACTATCATGGCTTTATGACCGGTATTCTGGGACTGGCTTCCGCAACAAAGAATTTTAGATATCTCGAGGAAATCGAATCCGGAACCGGTTTCTCTGATATTATCATTGATAGCTTTGATAACAAAACAGCCTGTATCTTAGAGCTGAAAAAGACTG